A genomic region of Streptomyces rimosus contains the following coding sequences:
- the ehuC gene encoding ectoine/hydroxyectoine ABC transporter permease subunit EhuC, translating to MTGALWELFFKGVWITVQLMVYSAALAAVVAFGIGMARTSRLWIVRFLSGVYVEFFRGTSALVLMFWLFFALPLLGWQLAGMWAGTLALGLSYGAYGSEVVRGSIQAVAPAQREAAIALSFTPWQRMRKVILPQAVPEMLPPFNNLLIELLKGTALASLLSIGELTFQAKLARLSTGQSAQVYGIILVLYFVIAFVVTRIMRLLERRAKASIGRAPEKSGWFSRRLPIDRQGPQVITAPGGKP from the coding sequence GTGACCGGAGCGTTGTGGGAACTGTTCTTCAAAGGCGTGTGGATCACCGTCCAGCTGATGGTCTACAGCGCAGCGCTGGCCGCCGTCGTCGCCTTCGGCATCGGCATGGCCCGCACGTCCCGGCTGTGGATCGTGCGCTTCCTGTCCGGCGTCTACGTGGAGTTCTTCCGCGGCACCTCGGCGCTGGTCCTGATGTTCTGGCTGTTCTTCGCGCTGCCGCTGCTGGGCTGGCAGCTCGCCGGCATGTGGGCGGGCACCCTGGCCCTCGGCCTGTCGTACGGGGCGTACGGCTCCGAGGTCGTGCGCGGCTCCATCCAGGCGGTGGCGCCCGCCCAGCGTGAGGCGGCCATCGCGCTGAGCTTCACGCCCTGGCAGCGGATGCGCAAGGTGATACTGCCGCAGGCCGTGCCGGAGATGCTGCCGCCGTTCAACAACCTGCTGATCGAGCTGCTCAAGGGCACGGCCCTGGCCTCGCTGCTGTCGATCGGCGAGCTGACCTTCCAGGCCAAGCTGGCCCGGCTCTCCACGGGCCAGAGCGCCCAGGTCTACGGGATCATCCTGGTCCTCTACTTCGTGATCGCGTTCGTGGTGACCCGGATCATGCGCCTCCTGGAGCGCCGGGCCAAGGCGTCGATCGGCCGCGCGCCGGAGAAGTCCGGCTGGTTCTCGCGCCGGCTGCCGATCGACAGGCAGGGCCCCCAGGTGATCACCGCCCCCGGAGGTAAGCCGTGA